One genomic window of Pseudoxanthomonas sp. includes the following:
- a CDS encoding heavy metal sensor histidine kinase, translating into MSTRSIAARLGLMFGLAATVVLAVLAVSLFLFQSYELQRHNRDQLSARLMIVERLSLRATDGEHWAYFRDKLADFTPEDGSLYFLVESSDPRFRVGTGFLDRAQFDAQAEGFGEAILPNGQRYLTLAHTLPAAGERPAVRLIVAEGQRSIEAAEWLLAVGIVVLSLVAIAAVSGLGWWIARRGLAPVDRLSAYARRLDARDLTLRLPADHLPTELDGMVMSLNEALARLQRAYEQLNAFNADVAHELRTPLGNMIGETQVTLARARSADALESTLQSNLEELERLRAIVNSMLFLARADRGESARDLVEVSLREETTKAAEFMDMVMEDAGMALQVEGDARARVEGSLYARAITNLLDNALRHGDPGGTIEVFIAETGDTVSVTVRNRAAPIAREALDHLFDRFYRADPSRTGSDQNHGLGLAIVKAIAQLHGGTVFAMCEDGYVSVGLRFPRVAALGEAARVGRRASRRGRTPRISPQPSA; encoded by the coding sequence ATGAGCACCCGCTCCATCGCGGCGCGGCTGGGCCTGATGTTCGGCCTGGCGGCCACGGTGGTGCTGGCGGTGCTGGCGGTGTCACTGTTCCTGTTCCAGTCCTACGAGCTGCAGCGGCACAACCGCGATCAGCTCAGTGCGCGGTTGATGATCGTCGAGCGCCTGTCGCTGCGTGCCACCGATGGCGAGCACTGGGCTTACTTCCGCGACAAGCTGGCTGACTTCACGCCCGAGGACGGCAGCCTGTATTTCCTGGTGGAAAGCAGCGACCCGCGGTTCCGCGTGGGCACCGGCTTCCTGGACCGGGCGCAGTTCGATGCACAGGCCGAAGGCTTCGGCGAAGCGATCCTGCCCAACGGCCAGCGTTACCTGACCCTGGCGCACACGTTGCCGGCCGCGGGCGAGCGCCCGGCGGTGCGGCTGATCGTGGCCGAAGGCCAGCGCAGCATCGAGGCGGCCGAATGGCTGCTGGCCGTGGGCATCGTGGTGCTGTCGCTGGTGGCCATCGCCGCGGTGTCCGGGCTGGGCTGGTGGATCGCCCGGCGTGGCCTGGCACCGGTGGACCGGCTCAGCGCCTACGCGCGCCGGCTGGATGCGCGCGACCTGACCCTGCGCCTGCCCGCCGACCACCTGCCGACCGAGCTGGATGGCATGGTGATGTCGCTCAACGAGGCATTGGCCCGCCTGCAGCGCGCCTACGAACAGCTCAACGCCTTCAACGCCGATGTCGCCCACGAGCTGCGCACGCCGCTGGGCAACATGATCGGCGAGACCCAGGTGACCCTGGCCCGCGCCCGTTCGGCCGATGCGCTCGAATCGACCCTGCAGTCCAACCTGGAAGAACTGGAACGGCTGCGCGCCATCGTCAACTCGATGCTGTTCCTGGCCCGTGCCGATCGCGGCGAATCCGCGCGCGACCTGGTCGAGGTGTCATTGCGCGAGGAGACCACCAAGGCCGCCGAGTTCATGGACATGGTCATGGAAGACGCGGGCATGGCGCTGCAGGTCGAAGGCGACGCCCGCGCCCGCGTGGAGGGCTCGCTGTACGCCCGGGCCATCACCAACCTGCTGGACAACGCGCTGCGCCACGGCGACCCGGGCGGCACCATCGAGGTGTTCATCGCCGAAACCGGCGACACCGTCAGCGTCACCGTGCGCAACCGCGCCGCGCCGATCGCGCGCGAGGCGCTGGACCATCTCTTCGATCGTTTCTACCGCGCCGATCCCTCGCGCACCGGCTCCGATCAGAACCACGGCCTGGGCCTGGCCATCGTCAAGGCCATCGCCCAGCTGCATGGCGGCACCGTGTTCGCGATGTGCGAAGACGGCTATGTGTCGGTCGGCCTGCGCTTCCCGCGCGTGGCGGCGCTGGGCGAGGCGGCACGCGTCGGGCGCCGGGCATCGCGCCGGGGGCGCACGCCCAGGATCAGCCCGCAGCCTTCGGCCTGA
- a CDS encoding LysR family transcriptional regulator yields MIRFDDLSLFVRTAALGSFSAAAREANLLPGQASAAIKRLERELDLRLFVRSTRALRLTTEGEQYLGTARDVLDTLHAGRERLRAADGPLTGVLRVAAPSDLGRNALLPWLTEFRAAHPALVLRLFLSDQVTDVFRDPVDVAFRLGRFDDARYVTLPLAPANRRVLVASPAYLAARGRPQTLDDLRQHDGLLYTLGGRTHDQWAFEVDGRRQVVPMRAALLSDDAEITRRWAVAGQGIAYKSWLDVCDDVRDARLELLFPQHGESVPLHLVCPHRKQFSPAIRQLHALLQPRFEALTARLPAG; encoded by the coding sequence ATGATCCGTTTCGATGACCTGTCGCTATTCGTCCGTACCGCTGCGCTGGGCAGCTTTTCGGCGGCCGCGCGCGAGGCCAACCTGCTGCCGGGCCAGGCCAGCGCCGCGATCAAGCGGCTGGAGCGCGAACTGGACCTGCGCCTGTTCGTGCGTTCGACCCGCGCGCTGCGCCTGACCACCGAAGGCGAGCAGTACCTGGGCACCGCGCGGGACGTGCTGGACACCCTGCATGCCGGGCGCGAGCGCCTGCGCGCCGCCGATGGCCCGCTGACCGGCGTGCTGCGCGTGGCCGCGCCTTCGGACCTGGGCCGCAACGCGCTGCTGCCATGGCTGACCGAATTCCGCGCCGCGCATCCGGCGCTGGTCCTGCGGCTGTTCCTGTCCGACCAGGTGACCGACGTGTTCCGCGATCCGGTGGATGTGGCCTTCCGGCTGGGACGGTTCGACGATGCGCGCTACGTGACCCTGCCGCTGGCCCCGGCCAATCGCCGGGTGCTGGTGGCGTCGCCGGCGTACCTGGCCGCGCGCGGACGCCCGCAGACGCTGGACGACCTGCGCCAGCACGACGGCCTGCTCTACACGCTGGGCGGGCGCACCCATGATCAATGGGCTTTCGAAGTGGACGGCCGCCGCCAGGTGGTGCCGATGCGCGCGGCCCTGCTCAGCGACGACGCCGAGATCACCCGCCGCTGGGCCGTGGCCGGCCAGGGCATCGCTTACAAGTCGTGGTTGGACGTCTGCGATGACGTGCGCGATGCCCGCCTTGAACTGCTGTTCCCGCAGCACGGCGAGAGCGTGCCACTGCACCTGGTCTGCCCACACCGCAAGCAGTTCTCGCCCGCGATCCGCCAGCTGCACGCGCTGCTGCAGCCGCGTTTCGAAGCGCTGACCGCGCGATTGCCCGCAGGCTGA
- a CDS encoding zinc-binding alcohol dehydrogenase family protein gives MKAIAYTQAGLPIEDPASLIDIELPLPEPGAHDLRVKVQAISVNPVDTKVRHRAEVSAPRVLGWDAVGTVESVGSEVSLFKTGDVVFYAGVINRPGSNAEYHLVDERIAARKPATLEDAQAAALPLTAITAWELLFDRLRIPEGGGEGQVLLVTGAAGGVGSILVQLARKLTALTVVGTASRAETQAWVKELGAHHVIDHSQPLLPQLKAVGIEQVQHVASLTHTGSYYAQYVELIAPQGQLALIDDLPTLDAMPLKPKSISLHWESMFTRAVYQTPDMQAQHDLLTRVAALIDAGTLRTTFGEHYGTINAANLRRSHALIESGKAKGKLVLEGFD, from the coding sequence ATGAAAGCCATTGCCTACACCCAGGCCGGCCTGCCGATTGAAGACCCGGCCTCGCTGATCGACATCGAACTGCCGCTGCCCGAGCCGGGAGCGCACGACCTGCGGGTCAAGGTGCAGGCCATTTCGGTCAATCCGGTCGATACCAAGGTCCGCCACCGCGCCGAAGTCAGCGCGCCGCGGGTGCTGGGCTGGGATGCGGTCGGCACGGTCGAGTCCGTCGGCAGCGAGGTGAGCTTGTTCAAGACCGGCGACGTGGTCTTCTATGCCGGGGTGATCAACCGCCCGGGCAGCAATGCCGAATATCACCTGGTCGACGAACGCATCGCCGCGCGCAAGCCCGCGACGCTGGAAGACGCCCAGGCCGCGGCCCTGCCGCTGACCGCCATTACCGCCTGGGAGCTGCTGTTCGATCGCCTGCGTATCCCCGAAGGCGGCGGCGAGGGCCAGGTGCTGCTGGTCACCGGCGCGGCCGGCGGCGTGGGTTCGATCCTGGTCCAGCTGGCACGCAAGCTGACCGCGCTGACCGTGGTCGGCACGGCCTCGCGCGCGGAAACCCAGGCCTGGGTCAAGGAACTCGGCGCCCACCACGTCATCGACCACAGCCAGCCACTGCTGCCGCAGCTCAAGGCGGTCGGGATCGAACAGGTCCAGCACGTGGCCAGCCTGACCCACACCGGCAGCTACTACGCCCAGTACGTCGAGCTGATCGCGCCGCAGGGCCAGCTGGCGCTGATCGACGACCTGCCCACGCTGGACGCCATGCCGCTCAAGCCCAAGAGCATCTCGCTGCATTGGGAGTCGATGTTCACCCGCGCCGTCTACCAGACCCCGGACATGCAGGCCCAGCACGACCTGCTGACCCGCGTGGCCGCGCTGATCGACGCCGGCACCCTGCGCACGACCTTCGGCGAGCACTACGGCACCATCAACGCCGCCAACCTGCGCCGCTCCCACGCGCTGATCGAAAGCGGCAAGGCCAAGGGCAAGCTGGTGCTGGAAGGCTTCGACTGA
- a CDS encoding ribonuclease E inhibitor RraB: MQRNPALFPDDDNGDVLWRLASAGDDLSIPREIDFTLEFPDEQSALDCGMFLFRNELKVQLESSVEDEPASSWSVLVVANMTPRHAEITHFEQYLQDVAEHYAGNCTGWGCMQQAGVPVED; the protein is encoded by the coding sequence ATGCAACGCAATCCCGCCCTGTTTCCCGATGACGACAACGGCGATGTGCTGTGGCGCCTGGCTTCGGCCGGCGACGACCTGAGCATCCCGCGCGAGATCGACTTCACCCTGGAATTCCCGGACGAACAGTCCGCGCTGGACTGCGGGATGTTCCTGTTCCGCAACGAGCTGAAGGTGCAGCTGGAATCCTCCGTGGAAGACGAACCGGCATCATCCTGGAGCGTGCTGGTGGTGGCCAACATGACCCCGCGCCATGCCGAGATCACCCATTTCGAGCAGTACCTGCAGGACGTGGCCGAACACTACGCCGGCAACTGCACCGGCTGGGGCTGCATGCAGCAGGCCGGCGTGCCGGTCGAAGACTGA
- a CDS encoding glutathione peroxidase, with product MTTLYDIPLKTIEDQPATLGDYRGKVLLVVNVASKCGLTKQYEGLEALYRGKHDAGLEVLGFPANNFKEQEPGSNAEIAQFCSANFDVTFPLFSKISVAGNAVHPLYQALVDAQPVATGEGPMREKLVSLDIKVNPAPGVTWNFEKFLIGRDGRVVARFAPDVAADDPRLVAAVDAALAA from the coding sequence ATGACCACGCTTTACGACATCCCCCTGAAGACCATCGAAGACCAGCCGGCCACGCTGGGCGATTACCGCGGCAAGGTGCTGCTGGTGGTCAACGTGGCTTCCAAGTGCGGCCTGACCAAGCAGTACGAAGGGCTCGAGGCGCTGTACCGCGGCAAGCATGACGCCGGTCTGGAAGTGCTGGGTTTCCCGGCCAACAACTTCAAGGAACAGGAGCCGGGCAGCAATGCCGAGATCGCCCAGTTCTGCAGTGCGAACTTCGATGTGACCTTCCCGCTGTTCTCCAAGATCTCGGTGGCTGGCAACGCGGTGCATCCGCTGTACCAGGCGCTGGTCGATGCCCAGCCGGTCGCCACCGGCGAAGGCCCGATGCGCGAGAAGCTGGTGAGCCTGGACATCAAGGTCAACCCGGCGCCGGGCGTGACCTGGAACTTCGAGAAGTTCCTGATCGGTCGCGATGGCCGCGTGGTCGCGCGTTTCGCCCCGGACGTGGCCGCCGACGATCCGCGCCTGGTCGCAGCGGTGGACGCAGCGCTGGCCGCCTGA
- a CDS encoding VacJ family lipoprotein, giving the protein MKTLRVIPLLLLTTLVAACASNKPVASTPPASSVIAPTDAPVPAEASTATAEATPDATASEPQVAASTTAPTSAENDFSAIYGGSPYNPVADPTLPPPAAGAPPSYDPWEKWNRKVHVFNMGVDRYVARPLATSYVKVVPRPVRNGVHNFFDNLGQPLTVVNSLLQGKPGEAWDAFGRFLINTTFGVVGIFDVATHEQVPNRDEDFGQTLGVWGWKQSRYVELPLFGPRTVRDTFGLVGDAPLSPLQRIENDKARIFLQGLQLVDVRTQLMAIDSLREGALDEYALFRDGWLQRRNYQISDEGERNRRKGKSDDDLPDYLRDEDDNPTVPMDAIPSVFPATGG; this is encoded by the coding sequence ATGAAAACCTTGCGTGTCATCCCCCTGTTGCTGCTGACCACGTTGGTCGCGGCCTGCGCGTCGAACAAGCCGGTCGCCTCCACGCCCCCCGCGTCCAGCGTGATCGCACCGACCGACGCGCCCGTGCCCGCCGAAGCCTCGACCGCGACAGCGGAAGCCACTCCGGACGCCACTGCGTCCGAACCGCAGGTTGCCGCGTCCACCACCGCGCCGACCAGTGCGGAGAACGACTTCAGCGCCATCTACGGCGGCTCGCCGTACAACCCGGTGGCCGATCCCACCCTGCCGCCGCCGGCCGCGGGCGCACCACCCAGCTACGACCCATGGGAGAAGTGGAACCGCAAGGTCCACGTGTTCAACATGGGGGTCGACCGCTATGTCGCCAGGCCCCTGGCTACCAGCTACGTCAAGGTGGTGCCGCGTCCGGTGCGCAACGGCGTGCACAACTTCTTCGACAACCTCGGCCAGCCACTGACGGTGGTCAACAGCCTGCTGCAGGGCAAGCCGGGCGAAGCCTGGGACGCCTTCGGCCGCTTCCTGATCAACACCACCTTCGGCGTCGTCGGCATCTTCGACGTGGCCACCCACGAGCAGGTCCCCAACCGGGACGAGGATTTCGGCCAGACTCTGGGTGTCTGGGGCTGGAAGCAGTCGCGCTACGTCGAGCTGCCGCTGTTCGGTCCGCGCACCGTGCGCGACACCTTCGGCCTGGTCGGCGACGCGCCGCTTTCACCGCTGCAGCGCATCGAGAACGACAAGGCCCGCATCTTCCTGCAGGGCCTGCAGCTGGTCGACGTGCGTACCCAGCTGATGGCGATCGACTCGCTGCGTGAAGGCGCGCTGGACGAATACGCGCTGTTCCGCGATGGCTGGCTGCAGCGGCGCAATTACCAGATCAGCGACGAGGGCGAACGCAACCGCCGCAAGGGCAAGTCCGACGACGATCTGCCGGACTACCTGCGCGACGAGGACGACAACCCGACCGTGCCGATGGATGCCATCCCGTCGGTGTTCCCGGCCACCGGCGGCTGA
- a CDS encoding STAS domain-containing protein has translation MSQASVQRDGNALVFTGALDRAAARALWPATLRVLDGAQRLDLSAVPSVDSAGLALLVAAATRLRAAGIASVAVEGAPTGLSELCAAYRLTPALDYVPASQPD, from the coding sequence ATGAGCCAGGCCTCGGTCCAACGTGACGGCAATGCGCTGGTGTTCACCGGCGCGCTGGACCGTGCCGCCGCCCGGGCCCTGTGGCCGGCCACGCTGCGCGTGCTGGACGGCGCGCAGCGGCTGGACCTGTCGGCAGTGCCCAGCGTGGACAGCGCTGGCCTGGCCCTGCTGGTGGCCGCCGCCACGCGCCTGCGCGCGGCCGGCATCGCCAGCGTTGCGGTCGAAGGCGCGCCGACCGGTCTGTCCGAACTATGCGCCGCCTACCGCCTTACCCCCGCGCTGGACTATGTCCCGGCGTCTCAGCCGGACTGA
- a CDS encoding ABC transporter substrate-binding protein translates to MKRSMITLALAAVLAAAAPTAALAQAPAAAAPAQGSASALVLGNATRVLTTLEQRRAEFKADPAALKTFIKEEFNTAFDGNYAARLVLGLHGRGASDADVNGFADALADNLTARYGQSLLDFNQRLRVRIKSETPLPNNKGVRVSSEMLRESGDPVPVDYLLRNVGGQWKIFDVMIEGISYVQTFKNQFDAPLRQKSIAQVTADLRAGRLQASGSSGGR, encoded by the coding sequence ATGAAGCGTTCCATGATCACCCTCGCCCTGGCCGCCGTCCTGGCCGCGGCAGCCCCCACCGCCGCGCTCGCCCAGGCGCCGGCCGCCGCTGCGCCTGCGCAGGGCTCGGCCAGCGCCCTGGTCCTGGGCAATGCGACCCGCGTGCTGACCACGCTGGAGCAGCGCCGGGCCGAGTTCAAGGCCGATCCGGCCGCGCTGAAGACCTTCATCAAGGAAGAATTCAACACCGCGTTCGACGGCAACTACGCCGCGCGCCTGGTGCTGGGCCTGCACGGCCGCGGCGCTTCCGACGCCGATGTCAACGGCTTCGCCGACGCCCTGGCCGACAACCTGACCGCCCGCTACGGCCAGTCGCTGCTGGACTTCAACCAGCGCCTGCGCGTGCGGATCAAGTCCGAGACCCCGCTGCCCAACAACAAGGGCGTGCGCGTGTCCAGCGAGATGCTGCGCGAAAGCGGCGACCCGGTGCCGGTGGACTACCTGCTACGCAACGTCGGTGGCCAGTGGAAGATCTTCGACGTGATGATCGAAGGCATTTCCTACGTGCAGACCTTCAAGAACCAGTTCGACGCACCGTTGCGGCAGAAGTCGATCGCCCAGGTCACCGCCGACCTGCGTGCCGGCCGCCTGCAGGCCTCCGGCAGCAGCGGCGGGCGTTGA
- the mlaD gene encoding outer membrane lipid asymmetry maintenance protein MlaD produces the protein MAARGPRLEFAVGAFLLLALASLLVLALASTNRSFGFGSSSRYELKARFTNLGQLRVQAPVKIGGVVIGQVSDITLDPKQFESVVTLRIDGKYKDLPSDTSAGIFTSGLLGENYIGLSPGGDPDPLKPGDEITYTQPAVDLLQLVGKYMFSGGGKPAGDDSATAPDAQAASAPAAPKGDTP, from the coding sequence ATGGCCGCACGCGGACCACGACTCGAATTTGCCGTCGGCGCCTTCCTGCTGCTGGCGCTGGCCTCGCTGCTGGTGCTGGCCCTGGCCTCGACCAACCGTTCCTTCGGCTTCGGCAGCAGCAGCCGTTACGAACTCAAGGCGCGCTTCACCAACCTGGGCCAGCTGCGCGTGCAGGCGCCGGTCAAGATCGGCGGCGTGGTCATCGGCCAGGTCAGCGACATCACCCTGGACCCGAAGCAGTTCGAGTCGGTGGTGACCCTGCGCATCGATGGCAAGTACAAGGACCTGCCAAGCGATACCTCGGCCGGCATCTTCACCAGCGGCCTGCTGGGCGAGAACTACATCGGCCTGTCGCCTGGCGGCGACCCGGATCCGCTCAAGCCCGGTGACGAGATCACCTACACCCAGCCGGCGGTGGACCTGCTGCAGCTGGTGGGCAAGTACATGTTCAGCGGCGGTGGCAAGCCTGCCGGCGACGATTCCGCGACAGCTCCGGACGCGCAAGCCGCGTCGGCGCCTGCCGCCCCCAAGGGAGACACCCCATGA
- a CDS encoding MlaE family lipid ABC transporter permease subunit, translated as MAFAASIRSLGAAGLFSLSVLRSSVPTRDFWAELVREIYKIGARSMPIIAVGGAFVGLVLTLQGYRTLTTFGASDALSTLLGLSLYRELGPVLTALLFIGRAGSSIAAELGLMRATDQIKALELMAIDPIAKAVAPRFWAAVLTVPLLTGFFCSLAISASWFEAVKVLGLDNGTFWSALQGSVDAWDDFGVALMKSAVFGGVAALVASYVGFHAEPTIEGTSVATTRAVVNGSLLVLMLNFVLSALLFQ; from the coding sequence ATGGCATTTGCTGCTTCGATCCGATCACTGGGCGCCGCCGGGCTGTTCTCGCTGTCGGTGCTGCGTTCTTCGGTACCAACCCGCGATTTCTGGGCCGAGCTGGTCCGCGAGATCTACAAGATCGGCGCGCGCTCGATGCCGATCATCGCCGTGGGCGGCGCCTTCGTTGGCCTGGTGCTGACCCTGCAGGGCTATCGCACGCTGACCACCTTTGGCGCCTCCGACGCGCTGTCCACGCTGCTGGGCCTGTCGCTGTACCGCGAACTGGGCCCGGTGCTGACCGCGCTGCTGTTCATCGGCCGCGCCGGCAGTTCCATCGCCGCCGAACTGGGCCTGATGCGTGCCACCGACCAGATCAAGGCGCTGGAGCTGATGGCCATCGACCCGATCGCCAAGGCGGTCGCGCCGCGCTTCTGGGCCGCGGTGCTGACCGTGCCGCTGCTGACCGGCTTCTTCTGCTCGCTGGCGATCAGCGCCAGCTGGTTCGAGGCGGTCAAGGTGCTGGGCCTGGACAACGGCACCTTCTGGTCGGCCCTGCAGGGCAGCGTCGATGCCTGGGACGACTTCGGCGTGGCACTGATGAAATCGGCCGTGTTCGGCGGCGTCGCCGCGCTGGTCGCGTCCTATGTCGGCTTCCACGCCGAACCCACGATCGAAGGCACCTCGGTCGCCACCACCCGCGCGGTGGTCAACGGCTCGCTGCTGGTGCTGATGCTGAATTTCGTCCTTTCCGCCCTTCTGTTTCAGTAA
- a CDS encoding ATP-binding cassette domain-containing protein, giving the protein MTSSTPTIRLANLRLERGGRAILRDVTLSAPRGSVTAVLGPSGSGKSTLLAALTGELVPASGTVELFGQPIPRGTRALRELRKNVGVLLQGNGLLTDLTVGENVALPLRAHTDLPDALIRQLVDLKLNAVGLRTAEGLFPRELSGGMARRVALARALALDPPLMIYDEPLTGLDPIASGVIMSLIRRLNDSLGLTSIIVSHHVHETMPVCDQALVIANGGLVFSGTPAELEASQDPLVRQFLRGAPDGPIPFDSAASARAA; this is encoded by the coding sequence ATGACTTCCTCGACTCCGACCATCCGCCTTGCCAACCTGCGCCTCGAACGCGGCGGCCGCGCCATCCTGCGCGACGTGACGTTGAGCGCGCCGCGCGGCAGCGTGACGGCCGTGCTGGGCCCGTCGGGCAGCGGCAAGTCCACGCTGCTGGCGGCGCTGACCGGCGAACTGGTCCCGGCCTCGGGCACGGTGGAACTGTTCGGCCAACCGATCCCGCGTGGCACCCGCGCCCTGCGCGAGCTGCGCAAGAACGTCGGCGTGCTGCTGCAGGGCAATGGCCTGCTGACCGACCTGACCGTGGGCGAGAACGTGGCCCTGCCGCTGCGCGCCCATACCGACCTGCCCGATGCGCTGATCCGCCAGCTGGTGGACCTGAAGCTCAATGCGGTCGGCCTGCGCACGGCCGAAGGCCTGTTCCCGCGCGAGCTGTCCGGCGGCATGGCCCGTCGCGTGGCCCTGGCCCGGGCGCTGGCGCTGGACCCGCCGCTGATGATCTACGACGAGCCGCTGACCGGGCTGGACCCGATCGCCTCGGGCGTGATCATGTCGCTGATCCGCCGGCTCAACGATTCGCTGGGCCTGACCAGCATCATCGTCAGCCACCACGTGCACGAAACCATGCCGGTCTGCGACCAGGCGCTGGTGATCGCCAACGGTGGACTGGTGTTCTCCGGCACGCCAGCCGAATTGGAAGCCAGCCAGGACCCGCTGGTGCGCCAGTTCCTGCGCGGCGCACCGGACGGCCCGATTCCCTTCGACAGCGCCGCCTCGGCGCGGGCGGCGTAA